CCATGTACAGggttcataaaaagaacagtttaaaataaagacattaattcttattattaatttcttagcagacacccttatccagggtgatttataattgttagaagatatcacattattttttacatacaattacccatttatacagttgggtttttactggagcaatctaggtaaagtaccttgctcaagggtacagcaacagcatcccccacctgggattgaacccacgaccctccggtcaggagtccagagccctaaccactactccacactgctgattaaTAGTTGAACAAACTTAAAACAAGAACTAGAAAAGTGCCAGTACAGTGGAAGCCATTTCTCAcgagatgattattattattattattatttcttagcagacgcccttagacAGATGCAGAGCCTTGAATACAGAATACAGATCACCACAGAACTGTGTGTGTGAACTTAACACTTTCCTTTCCCGACTCGATTACCCTGCTTCTGCTCTCACACCACTGACTCAATCACAAGCCTCTGGCTGCATCGACGGGCTGCAAGGACCAACACGACGAAGCGGggcagagtcccacaggctgCAAGGATCAACAGGACGAAGCAGggcagagtcccacaggctgCAAGGATCAACAGGACGAAGCAGggcagagtcccacaggctgCAAGGAGCAACAGGATGAAGCAGggcagagtcccacaggctgCAAGGACCAACAGGACGAAGCGGggcagagtcccacaggctgCAAGGACCAACAGGACGAAGCGGggcagagtcccacaggctgCAAGGACCAACAGGACGAAGCAGggcagagtcccacaggctgCAAGGACCAACAGGACGAAGCGGggcagagtcccacaggctgCAAGGACCAACAGGACGAAGCGGggcagagtcccacaggctgCAAGGACCAACAGGACGAAGCGGggcagagtcccacaggctgCAAGGATCAACAGGACGAAGCAGggcagagtcccacaggctgCAAGGAGAAACAGGACAAAGCGGggcagagtcccacaggctgCAAGGAGCAACAGGGCGAAGCGGggcagagtcccacaggctgCAAGGACCAACAGGACGAAGCGGggcagagtcccacaggctgCAAGGAGCAACAGGGCGAAGCGGggcagagtcccacaggctgCAAGGACCAACAGGACGAAGCGGggcagagtcccacaggctgCAAGGACCAACAGGATGAAGCGGggcagagtcccacaggctgCAAGGAGCAACAGGACGAAGCGGggcagagtcccacaggctgCAAGGATCAACAGGACGAAGCGGggcagagtcccacaggctgCAAGGACCAACAGGACGAAGCAGggcagagtcccacaggctgCAAGGAGCAACAGGGCGAAGCAGggcagagtcccacaggctgCAAGGAGCAACAGGGCGAAGCAGggcagagtcccacaggctgCAAGGACCAACAGGACGAAGCAGggcagagtcccacaggctgCAAGGAGCAACAGGGCGAAGCAGggcagagtcccacaggctgCAAGGAGCAACAGGATGAAGCAGggcagagtcccacaggctgCAAGGACCAACAGGACGAAGCAGggcagagtcccacaggctgCAAGGAGCAACAGGGCGAAGCAGggcagagtcccacaggctgCAAGGAGCAACAGGACGAAGCAGggcagagtcccacaggctgCAAGGAGCGACAGGACGAAGCAGGGCAGAGTCCCACAGTCTGCAAGGACCAACAGGACGAAGCAGggcagagtcccacaggctgCAAGGAGCAACAGGGCGAAGCAGggcagagtcccacaggctgCAAGGAGCAACAGGACGAAGCAGggcagagtcccacaggctgCAAGGACCAACAGGACGAAGCAGggcagagtcccacaggctgCAAGGAGCAACAGGACGAAGCAGggcagagtcccacaggctgCAAGGAGCAACAGGACGAAGCAGggcagagtcccacaggctgCAAGGAGCAACAGGACGAAGCAGggcagagtcccacaggctgCAAGGAGCAACAGGACGAAGCAGggcagagtcccacaggctgCAAGGACCAACAGGATGAAGCAGggcagagtcccacaggctgCAAGGAGCAACAGGACGAAGCGGggcagagtcccacaggctgCAAGGACCAACAGGATGAAGCAGggcagagtcccacaggctgCAAGGACCAACACGACGAAGCGGggcagagtcccacaggctgCAAGGACCAACAGGACGAAGCGGggcagagtcccacaggctgCAAGGAGCAACAGGACGAAGCAGggcagagtcccacaggctgCAAGGAGCAACAGGGCGAAGCGGggcagagtcccacaggctgCAAGGACCAACAGGACGAAGCAGggcagagtcccacaggctgCAAGGACCAACAGGACGAAGCAGggcagagtcccacaggctgCAAGGACCAACAGGACGAAGCAGggcagagtcccacaggctgCAAGGACCAACAGGACGAAGCGGGGCAGAGTCCCACAGTCTGCAAGGACCAACAGGACGAAGCAGggcagagtcccacaggctgCAAGGACCAACAGGACGAAGCAGggcagagtcccacaggctgCAAGGACCAACAGGACGAAGCGGggcagagtcccacaggctgCAAGGAGAAACAGGACAAAGCGGggcagagtcccacaggctgCAAGGACCAACAGGATGAAGCAGggcagagtcccacaggctgCAAGGAGCAACAGGACGAAGCGGggcagagtcccacaggctgCAAGGACCAACACGACGAAGCAGggcagagtcccacaggctgCAAGGAGCAACAGGACGAAGCAGggcagagtcccacaggctgCAAGGAGCAACAGGACGAAGCAGggcagagtcccacaggctgCAAGGACCACACTGGGATTGAAGATTGTATGGAGCAAGCACAGAGACAGTGTTTTTGGATCACACTGGGATTGAAGATTGTATGGAGCAGGCACAGAGACAGTGTTTTTGGATCACACTGGGATTGAAGATTGTATGGAGCAAGCACA
The sequence above is drawn from the Acipenser ruthenus chromosome 12, fAciRut3.2 maternal haplotype, whole genome shotgun sequence genome and encodes:
- the LOC131739976 gene encoding zinc finger protein 850-like, which translates into the protein MYRPLAASTGCKDQHDEAGQSPTGCKDQQDEAGQSPTGCKDQQDEAGQSPTGCKEQQDEAGQSPTGCKDQQDEAGQSPTGCKDQQDEAGQSPTGCKDQQDEAGQSPTGCKDQQDEAGQSPTGCKDQQDEAGQSPTGCKDQQDEAGQSPTGCKDQQDEAGQSPTGCKEKQDKAGQSPTGCKEQQGEAGQSPTGCKDQQDEAGQSPTGCKEQQGEAGQSPTGCKDQQDEAGQSPTGCKDQQDEAGQSPTGCKEQQDEAGQSPTGCKDQQDEAGQSPTGCKDQQDEAGQSPTGCKEQQGEAGQSPTGCKEQQGEAGQSPTGCKDQQDEAGQSPTGCKEQQGEAGQSPTGCKEQQDEAGQSPTGCKDQQDEAGQSPTGCKEQQGEAGQSPTGCKEQQDEAGQSPTGCKERQDEAGQSPTVCKDQQDEAGQSPTGCKEQQGEAGQSPTGCKEQQDEAGQSPTGCKDQQDEAGQSPTGCKEQQDEAGQSPTGCKEQQDEAGQSPTGCKEQQDEAGQSPTGCKEQQDEAGQSPTGCKDQQDEAGQSPTGCKEQQDEAGQSPTGCKDQQDEAGQSPTGCKDQHDEAGQSPTGCKDQQDEAGQSPTGCKEQQDEAGQSPTGCKEQQGEAGQSPTGCKDQQDEAGQSPTGCKDQQDEAGQSPTGCKDQQDEAGQSPTGCKDQQDEAGQSPTVCKDQQDEAGQSPTGCKDQQDEAGQSPTGCKDQQDEAGQSPTGCKEKQDKAGQSPTGCKDQQDEAGQSPTGCKEQQDEAGQSPTGCKDQHDEAGQSPTGCKEQQDEAGQSPTGCKEQQDEAGQSPTGCKDHTGIEDCMEQAQRQCFWITLGLKIVWSRHRDSVFGSHWD